One genomic window of Rhodothermaceae bacterium includes the following:
- the prfA gene encoding peptide chain release factor 1 — translation MIDLEKLQEVKERFRVLNEIIADPATAADSNRMAALGPEHRELSEVVSAIERYEAALTESEEMQALIRAEKDAELVALAREELEVLTAKLPQMEDALKQALAPKDPADARDAIVEIRAGTGGSEAALFVADLFRLYERYVTRKGWKLTVMNSSAGSVGGFKEVVFGVAGRSVFGYLRYENGVHRVQRVPQTESSGRLHTSAASVAVLPEATDVEIEIAPNELKIDVYRSSGPGGQSVNTTDSAVRITHIPTGLVVTCQDEKSQHKNKDKALRVLRSRLYEKKRSEINAERDAVRREAVGSGDRSVKIRTYNYPQDRVTDHRLEGEHKNYPLRKIIEGELDELVNALQTADHAGRMANV, via the coding sequence ATGATTGATTTGGAAAAATTACAGGAAGTGAAAGAGCGGTTTCGTGTGCTGAACGAGATCATTGCAGATCCTGCAACAGCCGCAGATTCCAATCGTATGGCGGCCTTGGGACCGGAGCATCGGGAGCTGTCCGAAGTCGTAAGTGCAATAGAACGATATGAAGCTGCGCTCACGGAGTCGGAAGAAATGCAGGCATTGATTCGTGCAGAGAAAGACGCGGAATTGGTAGCATTGGCACGGGAAGAGTTGGAAGTATTAACGGCGAAATTGCCGCAGATGGAAGATGCGCTTAAGCAGGCACTTGCACCTAAGGATCCGGCGGATGCCCGCGATGCGATTGTAGAAATCCGTGCAGGTACGGGTGGCAGTGAAGCTGCATTGTTTGTCGCCGATCTGTTTCGTCTTTATGAACGCTACGTTACACGAAAAGGATGGAAACTTACCGTGATGAACAGTTCTGCAGGAAGTGTTGGGGGATTCAAAGAGGTCGTATTCGGTGTTGCCGGGCGTAGTGTGTTTGGTTATCTGAGATATGAAAATGGGGTTCATCGTGTTCAAAGGGTCCCACAAACGGAGTCCAGCGGGAGGCTGCATACCTCTGCCGCAAGCGTCGCGGTTTTGCCGGAAGCTACAGATGTTGAGATTGAGATTGCTCCGAACGAGCTCAAGATTGATGTGTATCGATCCAGTGGACCAGGAGGGCAGAGCGTGAACACGACGGATTCAGCGGTCCGGATCACCCACATCCCCACAGGCCTCGTCGTTACGTGCCAGGATGAAAAGAGCCAACACAAAAACAAGGACAAGGCACTGCGAGTGCTTCGCTCGCGTCTGTATGAAAAGAAACGGAGCGAGATTAATGCGGAGCGTGATGCAGTACGAAGAGAGGCAGTCGGATCAGGAGATCGTTCTGTGAAAATCCGAACCTACAATTACCCTCAGGATCGTGTAACAGATCATCGGTTGGAAGGGGAGCACAAAAATTATCCCTTGCGCAAGATCATCGAAGGTGAACTAGATGAGCTCGTGAATGCGCTACAAACCGCGGACCATGCGGGTCGGATGGCGAATGTGTAG
- the aroF gene encoding 3-deoxy-7-phosphoheptulonate synthase, whose amino-acid sequence MVVIMKKKASEEDIEAVITNLNAFGFDVHRSSGINQTVLGAIGVRPGFDHRIIRGLSGVADVQRVTEPYKLASRVGREAPSIIDVDGLHIGGHAITVMAGLRSTESEERVKEAATQISTSGASLFRGSILKPRTSFYEYQGLESGGFKVMRQAADECGLKLVMEVSSMGQVETISEYASMLLVQAHNMQNLELLRVLGESNKPILLERGLAATVQEWLMAAEYIMRSGNTGVILCERGIRTFESATRYTVDLSAVVVAKVKSHLPVFVDPCQGTGMRDYVTSLACAAVAAGADGIAVDVHHDPPRASSNGLQAFNFDQFADLIVQVRKVANAVGRGLHQ is encoded by the coding sequence ATGGTCGTCATAATGAAGAAAAAAGCTTCGGAAGAAGATATCGAAGCTGTAATTACGAATCTCAATGCGTTTGGCTTTGATGTCCATCGCTCCAGTGGGATTAACCAAACGGTGTTGGGCGCGATTGGAGTCCGGCCGGGGTTTGATCATCGGATCATCCGAGGGCTTAGTGGTGTCGCAGATGTACAGAGGGTTACGGAGCCCTACAAACTGGCAAGTCGTGTAGGCCGGGAGGCGCCATCCATTATTGATGTTGATGGTCTGCACATCGGTGGGCATGCAATTACGGTGATGGCAGGTCTTCGCAGCACGGAAAGTGAGGAGAGAGTTAAGGAAGCGGCAACGCAGATTTCCACTTCTGGGGCATCGCTCTTTCGGGGAAGTATACTGAAACCACGCACATCCTTCTATGAATATCAGGGACTGGAAAGCGGTGGATTCAAAGTGATGCGTCAGGCGGCAGATGAGTGTGGGTTGAAGTTGGTGATGGAGGTGAGTAGTATGGGGCAAGTGGAGACCATATCAGAGTATGCGAGCATGCTGTTGGTGCAGGCACACAACATGCAGAATCTTGAATTATTGCGGGTGTTGGGGGAGTCAAATAAGCCAATCTTGCTTGAGAGAGGTCTTGCAGCTACAGTACAGGAATGGCTTATGGCGGCGGAGTACATTATGAGATCTGGGAACACAGGCGTGATTTTGTGCGAGCGCGGGATCCGTACGTTTGAATCCGCGACGCGTTATACCGTGGATTTATCTGCAGTGGTCGTTGCTAAGGTAAAAAGCCATTTACCTGTCTTCGTTGATCCGTGCCAGGGAACGGGCATGCGAGATTACGTGACCTCTTTGGCCTGCGCGGCTGTTGCGGCAGGTGCAGATGGAATTGCAGTGGATGTCCACCATGACCCTCCCCGCGCGTCTTCAAATGGGCTGCAAGCATTTAACTTTGACCAGTTCGCCGATCTGATTGTACAGGTTCGTAAAGTGGCAAATGCGGTCGGGCGCGGTTTGCATCAGTAA